One Cuculus canorus isolate bCucCan1 chromosome 2, bCucCan1.pri, whole genome shotgun sequence genomic region harbors:
- the LOC104062159 gene encoding LOW QUALITY PROTEIN: uncharacterized protein LOC104062159 (The sequence of the model RefSeq protein was modified relative to this genomic sequence to represent the inferred CDS: inserted 5 bases in 3 codons), with protein sequence MGCNVSNRVTVIQLSSEELQNNYEAKSQVVTSSKQALYKTKNDSIARTEPILSLNGAAWPTDTSKDGAKLRDETTEGNSPGELPERFTTSQKNTKHSNAVTTKLIDHESIGKFGFIQQKSAAFFTRQPFNALLTNEFSCKSWPLQKTEXQKSDIPEVLRMQRIIKSQNTFLSYTSPVLAVRDALEGTLKEPLARLENIKFLNKEVGDFTVKDKDFLLVSSPKTISFSKIELMQTIHVRKEELNKMPQYITFFPATAHQTVGKQTEKNCPSFGSQVGTDTPQXSPLNGEPEVLLKAITAAEAIKNYTKDSVIESDXTYNCINEIIWI encoded by the exons ATGGGCTGCAATGTTTCTAACAGGGTCACTGTCATACAGCTGTCTTCTGAGGAGCTACAGAACAACTATGAAGCCAAAAGCCAAGTAGTGACTTCTTCCAAACAAGCCCTGTATAAA ACTAAAAATGACAGTATTGCTAGAACTGAGCCTATCCTCTCATTGAACGGAGCAGCCTGGCCAACAGACACTTCAAAGGATGGAGCCAAACTCAGAGATGAGACCACTGAGGGGAACTCCCCTGGGGAACTACCGGAAAGATTTACAACttctcagaaaaacacaaagcacag CAATGCTGTTACAACAAAATTGATAGACCATGAAAGCATAGGAAAGTTTGGGTTCATTCAACAGAAGAGCGCAGCGTTCTTTACAAGACAGCCTTTTA ATGCACTGCTCACCAATGAGTTCTCCTGTAAATCATGGCccttacagaaaacaga gcaaaaatcAGACATTCCTGAGGTACTGAGGATGCAGAGAATAATCAAGAGCCAAAACACCTTCCTTTCATATACTTCTCCAGTCCTGGCAGTG AGAGATGCCCTGGAAGGGACACTGAAGGAACCACTAGCTAGGCTGGAAAATATtaagtttttaaacaaagaagtCGGCGATTTTACAGTGAAGGACAAAgacttct TGCTTGTTTCATCACCTAAAACCATCTCGTTTTCAAAAATTGAGCTAATGCAGACAATTCAT GTTAGGAAAGAGGAACTGAACAAAATGCCACAATACATCACATTTTTCCCAGCAACTGCCCACCAGACTGTGGGTAAACAGACTGAGAAGAACTGCCCAAGTTTTGGAAGTCAAGTAGGTACAGACACCCCAC TCTCACCGTTAAATGGAGAGCCAGAGGTACTGCTGAAGGCAATAACTGCAGCAGAAGCCATAAAAAATTATACCAAGGACTCTGTCATCGAGTCTGA AACTTACAACTGCATCAATGAAATAATCTGGATCTAA